The Argentina anserina chromosome 5, drPotAnse1.1, whole genome shotgun sequence genome includes the window ATTGTAGATACATAGAAAAGCTTTGAAGCATGATGGTGGTGGATAGCAAGATAGCTGTTATGAGACTGAGAATTATCCTAAATAGCCacatattgtttttctttttgggtgCACATTAATATTTCAAATTAATGTAATCTTCTTTCGAAAATATTCAGATCTATTAGAGTTCAATCATGTTTAACTTTGGAGATGCTGTGCTTTACTAATAACtgtctttgtttttgttgaaaTACAGATATATGGTTCAACTCTTGAATCTAATTGTTCAGAACTTAGGTGCTCCAGCCCTTCATAACTCAGGCTTTGCGGTAAGCTCTGTTCACACCCTATACAGTAGTTTATAGTTTCTATGGTgaaatatttatttctttttgctCATTGATGCACCGTACATTTAGATCTACCATACAATAACTCTGATAGGGGTTTGTAAGTACTATTGTGTCtatataatgatataataGTGTTGGAAATATGAGAGTTTTCCCAGATTGTGTATTTTGGAAATACTATCATAATTGTATGATATCGAAGCTATTTGTATGTACAAGAAAATGATTAGTATTTAGAATCTTAGATTCATTAATGCTTTGGCTTATGGCTTATTTTGGTTTCCCTTTTTTGTGGTTTGATTGTATATCTTCATTGAGAACATCTTCCGGTGAAatcttctcattttctttttctgatgTGATGTTTTCTCCTGGAAAAGACATACTGACATATTAAGCTTCATCTTTTACCAAGTTCTTTTCATATGGTATATGTGGATTATGTTGAACTCCAGTTCACTTAGATATGAATTGGTCTTTATTCCAGGGTTCTTGCTCTCGTATATGGCAAAGAGATTCTTATTGGGATGCACGCCCTTCTTCTCGCAGGTACTTCGCCAAGAGATCTTCTTTGACTTTGGAAGAACTGTATTTCTGTTGACAGAATGACTGATGGAGTTCATTTTATTGCAGCAATGAATATCCACTATTTATTCCACGGCAAAATAAATGCTCTACTAGTGGGGAAAGTTCGTGGTCTGATAGAAGCTCGAGTAATTTTGGTGTTGCTTCAATAGAATCAGAGAGGAAACCTCGTCTGGATTCTTCTGGAAGTAGTAGCTTCAATTATTCTTCTGCTTCTCAACATTCTGTTGAAACCCACAAGGAGTTGCAGAGAGGAATTTcacttctaaaaaaaagtgtgGCATGCATTACAGCATACTGTTATAATTCACTATGTTTAGATGTCCCTTCTGAGGCATCTACCTTTGAAGCATTTGCAAAGTTGCTCTCGACCTTATCTTCTTCCAAGGAAGTCCATTcagttttttctttgaaaatggcTTGTTCAAGGTACACTGTCTGACAATGCGTTGAATTGTGTTCTGTTTTTTAGTTTCAGTACTGTTATGCATAGAAAACTCTTCAACATTGTTGGATAAGAATGCAGTATTTGAGGAGTATTTTTCCTGCAGAGTAGATAATTGTGATTTTTAAACTTGAGAGCAGACCTTATTGACTTATTTCCAAGTACTTCAAAATCAGTCTTTTCTCAAAAATATGAATCATCATAAGAAAAAGTGTATATAAAATTGTGTTTTCGTTTGGAAAGTTCACTCGTGTCGCTTGCTGAATTCTATTATAATAGCCTCTTAAGTTTATCAGGGTACCAtggattttgagagttttgcaatatTTTAATCTGGACCCGGGAAAGGTTTCCTAATACTGCAATCTCTGAGAACCCTACTCTACACGCATGCATGGGTTATGGATGAACATTAATTGAAGTCTCTTTTAATTTTCAGGTCATGTAAGCAAGTTCAACAATTGAACAAATCTGAATGGAATGTGAACTCTGCCATTTCTTCAACCACTCTACTGGATAGTGCACATGCAATGACTATGACGGTATGTGCTGGGCTCCAACTCTGTTTCTCATTTGGATTAGTAGATTTTTATATGCTTATGGTTAACTCACGACATAACACCTTACACACTGATATAGACATGCCTCTTTCTTGTGGCTTCTAAAGGATATTCCTCATATTCCTATATATTCATTGTACAATGACTTTtgtccctttttttttgtctttgctAGCCTTAAGtataatttaatttgtagCTGTCCGCATATATTGTCAATGATTTTTGCATTAACAACatggctttttttttttgacacccTCCTTTCGGATTGTTCAACGGTACCCCAAAGGCTTCCTAGGCCCAAGGACTAATCCGTCGGGAGCCCGGACAGACAATAGGGCATTGCAGCCCCTTCCCTGGCCACATTTATAATTCATCAATTAAATTGAGCAAAGCTAGCATTCGAACCCATGATGTGGGAGCTCCATAGAACCAACTGAACCACTTGCCACAGTTTACACATGGCTAAAGTAGGGTCATTAACATTAATAATTGCCTGACCTACATTGGAACCTAAATTTAATTGCCTACTATCACATAGAAGGCCCAGAATTGCTATTGTAGAATGTTCTTGTGCCATATCTCAGTatgttttatctaatttacACATCTTAGGCTTTCTCATAGTAATAAGAAACAATTTGGTTAGTGTTAAATTGTTATGCTACTGTTCTTTGCATGCTTGAAGTACCATACCCTTTTCTTCATACTCTTGTTTTCCTTTTGCAGAAAAACTTTTATGATAATAATATTCCTAATTATGCCACCAGCTTCCTTTCTTCGACTGAGATGTCTGATTCTGGGAAGAATGAATGCGCGATTGAAGGGTGGGATCTTGTGGAACATCCGACCCTTCCTCCACCATCCCAATCTGAAGATATTGAGCATTGGACTCGAGCAATGTTTATTGATGCAACAAAGAGATAGTTTGGTGGTGCTACACTCTTTCTTACTGTGAGTTACCATTCTTTTAGTTCCATCTTCTCGATTCATGCTTAGGACTTTCTATAGTCTTACTTAATGCCTACTTTTTCACtgaaataaaatgaaactacCACCTTACTATTGAGGAATGAAAGGCGCATCTTTCTAGCCAAGTAGTGTTACATGCAGTGGAAGCAATAACTTTCAAATCTAGAGTTTAAACTATTCTTTTGTGATTTGTCTCTCTTAATTCTTGGATCATAGTGGTATATCTGATTAGTTTTGAGTTCTGTACCAAGGGCTAGAGTTCTTTAGAACCTGATGCATTAGTATAGGGAATATACTTGAATGTTAACCATCATAATGCTGATACAACGTTTTCTATGTTTGTCTGTATATTGCCAAGCTTCCTTAAGTATCTTCCCCCATTCTTTACTTCTATTTTTTTGGCTTTCTTCCCTGCCCGGACCatttgaaaatggaaacctCTTCTGTTCTCTTTTGGCAGATAAGATGTGTTGAAGTTGATACATGAACAAAAGGTTAGACTGCATGGACTGAgcaaatgaattttttttaaatgtacATAGCAATGATCTCTGTTTGTCgttatatatgtaattatgtaAATTAAATAGATTCAGGGTCATTTTATGATCTCTCATGGTATCACTGCATCTTGTTCATAAGATTCATTATGCTACATCCTAGGATGATCAAATCGAGTGTGATTGCTAGCTTTATACCATCTCCAAAAGTGCCTTTCCacctattttcttctctttgtaaATCGCAAGAGATATCTTTCTAATCTTAGTTGTCATTTTCAAAATGAATCTTCAATTTTTGAACAGTACGTCCAcattttttgtttcatttaaTTAGACCATGAAATGTCTAGGAAGTAGGAACACAACAGAATTAGCCTAAATGGTTCTGGGAAGAGTACAAAGTTAAAACATAATTCTTGCATAGTTCTAAATTCTGATAGCCGGGAAAAATCactttttcctcttctttgggtttagggtttagggtctTCTtcgtcatcttcatcatctagtTTCACTTTGTCGTCAATTTCTTCCTCATCCTTGTTTTCACCTTCATCCTCGTCCTCGTTGtcttatcttcatcatcatccttgTTGTCATCTTCATCCACTACTTAATCGTCATCATTATCATTACGGTTGTTGATATCGTCATCCTCTTCATCTGCTTCACCCTCTGCCTACTTCACCCCCATCTGCTTTGGAACTGTTGTTGCTCTTACCATTAGAGTTGTTCCCAGCTGCTCCATCTTCAGAAGGTAGATCCTATTCGGTGTCCCCAAAGCCACTATCGTTGTTCTTCTCTTCATCACCATGTACTGCTTCTGAGTAGGAATGATTGGCTTCTCAGTTTTCTTTTCCACAAGCTGAGAGCTGGAAATCTTCCTGTGACCAGAAGATAAAGATGCAATCCGAAGCTGTAAGTCGAAAAATCACACAAAGGTAACAGGGGAGGTACGTGAAGTCCTGTTTGATTTAGTAGATACTAGATGCTGGATTAACTTTGGAAATGTGAAGAAACACTACTTTCGTATACATAAAGGAATCTAGAAGTCTACCCATTCTCCAGACGAGCCAAGCATGGGCGTTAAGTTCACTTTTCCTATTCAAGTTGGTAACAAATTGTTTCAAGAATAATGTTCAAACGCTCATCATTCTTCTTAGCTAGAATTCTGTAGTCTTTCATAAGCTCCTTAGATAACTACGTACCTCCCTGTGGATCTAAAAACAAGTTCTCATTTAGTAATTTTCCCTATTTTGGACAAAATTTAAGAGAACAACCTAACTGACCGGAGACGAATAAAGCAAGGCTGAAGTAAGTAGAGTTGCAAGAACATCCTAGGCGTGCGTCAGCAGCCAGAGCTCTCTTACGCTAATAACCTCACCACCTCCACTCGTTTTGATCTTCATGTGTATCGGATGCACTCGAAGTAGGAGAGCAAACTCCCTGTAAGTTAATGAAAACACAGAAGACAGTTACTTAGATCTGTTTCCCTCTTTGGTTAATTAGTTCTCGCACGACGCTGTAGTAGCtactatataaatattttatgaaaatTTTCTGAAAGGTAGAAAAACACACAAGTGAAACTGCGTTTTCTTTTTTGTGAAGAAACCAAACAGAAGGGTATAGATCGAAATGTTATATCATAATCTGAAATTAAATGGTGAAGCAAAAAAGGGAAGCTGTTATTTCCGGAAGTTTCAGCTCAAGGTAGAAACTGAGCAGATAGTAGGTACTCGTACTGAGCTTCTCTTTGGTTAGTTTGCTTTGCTTAGAGATCCGAACTGTGAAGTAAACACTAAAGAGAGTGAGCAGTTCGGTCGTTAAGCCAGCGTTGGAATCACTTTGATGGAGATAATGGATAGTGACCGTGCAGAGAATTTCTTCAAAGAACCGaaccttttattgtttctctttctctgACAGAGAGACTAGTCACACTAGTTAGGCGTGGATTTAATCTACACTTAAACCCCTTTTGGTTTGTTAATTGTTAGTGTATGGAACTGTGAAAAGACTAGGATTGATgccaatttatatatatataccatacatatatatcgCAAACGCAAAAACATATCGTTAGGGCTCCCTTTATAAGGTACAAAGTAAGGTAATCATATCGCAAACGCAAAAACATGTTTAGTGTTACTTATTAGAAATGGAATAGAGAATAGTGAATGTGAAAGAATCATAATGATGAGCACAATGTTGCTTACGTAACATACGGATGAGAGATACAGTAAAAGCTATTTCATGCACTTActactcaaaatctcaaatattcATTCTCATTAAACTTGTTTGTCGTGTTTGATTACAAATatttatcgaaaaaaaaaacgattaTTGTGATTAGGATCGATTATTGTATACGTATATCATCCAAACTGATCTTAAAAGTTTCACTCCCACACTCTTGCATATGTTAGTGAAATTTGAACACATGACCTCAACGTTGTTAGTTAAGCTACTTAACCAACCAGATTAAGTCTCACCAGACCAATTTTAAAagttattatataaataaattatgaaTTTGATCATAGATTTCAGCATCAGTTCCACGTACATTTTCATCGCAAATGCACACAACAAATTCACTAGGACGAAAACCATGCTTCTATTAGCCATCAAGCTAGTTTTAGTTATGGCAAATGGATCAGCATTTACTTTTGGCGATGGCTGAGCATAAGACCTGAGAGATATCCTTCTGCAATTAATTAGGCATTTTACTTTTTCCTTGTTAGGATTTGCTTCTTCTATACAAAATCATATCACTTTGAGGAGCAGTACTGGAAAAAGCAAAACAAAGGGAAGAGAATAATGCAAATCTCACCATTTTTCTCAGCACtagttttcacttttcatAAATTCTTGAGACAGCGATACCTGTGAATACGCACTAGGAAGGGTCCAAATTCCTCAATCAGGTATTTGTTCCAAACATATTTTGACGCAGGTTTTGATTCTCTCTAGCTTTCCCCTGCTATAGCTAGTAACCTCATTTTGTTTTATCCGTGCAATCAAGATCTCGAGCTctaaatttttcattttaaccTAAAAGATAATGtgtcctttcaaaaaaaaaagataacgTGTTCGATAAAAtgtcttaaaaataaataagaactACATGTTGATCGAACCATGATAATGATATGTATATACGTATAATTGGTGGTGGCTATTTGAGAGCTTCAATCTCTATCACATAAGGCTTAAAATTTCAACATTGTCAAACCAGCTCTATCTGgccttattttttcttttgaaaactATTGCCTTAGGCCTTATTATAACTATTACAAATTCGAAGCAATGACAGGTCACTTGATTAAACAAACTTAAGTTTGATTACTGTCAAATCTTATATAGGAAAACAATGTTTCATTAGTAGcaattctctttttttttttgcaagtgtttaatttcttttgattAAGGAAGGTGAGGGTGAGACCAAAAATCCAAAGCCTTCTAGCACATCCCCTACAGGATGACaaccaaaattcaaacaacacAAAGCATTTGATATGTATTTACTTGCGAAATATTTTGAGGACGTTTGGAAAGATTCATAAAGAGACTTGAAAAAACCTCCCTCCACCCAAGCCCTATTTAGAAGCTAACCGGCCAATTAGACCAGGCCACTAATATGGATTAAAGTGGTTTACTGATCATACGTACTATAGGAATTGAGAACTCTGAGCTTGGATGTGTTGTGAACACCATtattattttccttttgttcataTACTTTGCAGTATAGATAAATAGATGATATAGTTGCTGCACAGATATCTTCTACTTGGCTAGTTTTACAGAATTCTGCATACTCTCTAGCTAGTAGCTACTGtttccaaacaaaaaaacaaattgaggATGCTAAAAGAAAGTTCCTTCTTATATATGGAAAATACCCCGATTCTAAAAAATGCAAAAGCAAAGTTTCTGAATCGACAAACGACACAATAAAGGAATCTGAACCATAATGAAGAAAGACCATGAGTAAACAGATGCTAAGCTAGCTATCTAGAATCCTAAAAGGAAGCTGAACTGGTGCGCCTAAGTTGGTATACAGGCATGGAATGAATAGGACTTGAAGATAAGAGTATCTCCACCTCCTGCATCAAAAACACATCAAGAAATAGTACGTAATTAAAGATCAGCTAGTATGTGTTAGCAGTTCGATACCAGGCAATATAGTCATATTATCATGGAGATAAAGACCAAAAAACTTATGATGTGCAATTCTTAACTAGTTGGGGAAAAAGAACAACCAAATATCACCGAACAAGCTAATGCTATCTCCCGAATACCAAAATGACTTTTCCTTGTATATTTCACAAGAGGCATACATCGGCGGAAATATACAAATatacatgcatggcttaaaagttaaaactacGGTTAAGTTATAGTTGAAGATTGAAACTCCGTTAAATTTTCAGATGTTAATATGTAGGATAACcattaaaattttgaatcgtagcaaaaaaaaaaaacttttgaaGTCTAATAGCAACATGTATGGGTCTAGAATCGTAAGACTTTATGGATGATCTAGAGTTTTGTTACCACACTTAGGGCTAGTTTGATATAGCTTTACTTTTAAAATATTCAGTTTCGATGTCAGCTTTTAATATCTAATGTACGTGTTTGGTAGATCAAATAACAacagattttttctaaaatcatAGGTAATTGGAAGTAACTTTTAGAAGCAGCATCATCTTGACTTTTAGTAACTGCTGTTATAATAAAACACtcgaaaaataatattttatgacataaCAACAACTTTTAAAAGTAAATATTTACCAAACACCAAAATACAAAGCTGTTTTATTTTAACAGCTTATTCAATTCACAATACAACAATagtgaattttattttattttaaatcacaGCAATACCAAACTAGTTCTAAACAATCACTAATCCCGAATGTAATAGCAACATGTAGCTCGAGCATACGTCCACCTCGATGCAAATCTTGCCATAATAAATGGAACGTGAGCCAGGTTCCGTCccattttcaaaataaaaaaagccgTAATGTTCTATACTTGTTGAGTAATGAGATAATAGATACTGGCCGGCATGGTGAATACAAAAACAGACTAGAAACAAAAATCTATATATCAAAACATAAGTAGAAAAATAACAATTGTGGGTGggttattttaaaattttgtgaTTCTGATACCTTTTGCTTTTTGAGCCAGGTATTCATTTTTCTCAATTGAAATACTTCATTCTCCAACTGATTGGTATAAGCCTATAACATTACACAAAGGCATACTCATAAGCATAGAGATAGATGATGGAGTAACTTTAACTACATCATAAAGCTAAACTTGTACTGTAAGATTCAAAATGACCTGTTTCCTAGCCCTTGACCTTGCTGCTGACTCTCTATTCTTGATCATCCTCTTTTGCCTCCTCTCAATGCTCTTCTCTTTCATTTCATCTGAGTAGTTGCGCTTCCTCCCGGCATGAGTTGCCTGAGACTCTGAAGAGGATGCTGCTGATATTGCTGGCATTGGAATTGACATACCCACTTTAAAATTTGAGTCCAACATGGTCATTTGCTGAGCAGCGGCAGCAACTTGGAACTGAAACCAATCTGCTTGCTGGGATACTACAACTTCTGGATCAATGGGCATCATTGGATGAGAATTTAGGATGGTTAGGAGATGTTCAGGTGGTGTTGTTTGACTTGTTTCTGGTGGTTCCCCAATAGTAGTCATTCTTTGATGATGCATAGATTCATTGGCTGCAGcagaattgaaattgagagacTGATGATCATGATGAGCAATTTCCTTCCATACATCATCTATGGTTGTCTTCTTACTACCCATCAATGATCCATTCAAATTAAAATTCCCAAGAAAAAGTGAAGTGGGtagtgaggaagaagaagggtgTTGCACCAGCTGCCCTTCTTGATCAACTGATATCACATTTTTAAGAAACTCATCCAGATGTGCCATACTAGTATTTAAAGGCTTACTTATATTGGCCATATTGATTTCAACCTCATTACAATCCAAAGTCAGATTGTAATTAGAACCTTGTCCAGCCAATGGAGGAAATTGTGGTTCGTCATCTCCATTTCCAGACACCAAAGTTCTATCATCCATGCCCTTACAAAATCTACCTGTTATACACAATCGCACATCCCCTGGGCACCTtatataagaatataaatCTATACTTCATGCATATAAGAAATGTAAAGAACAGTAATAATGTGGAAAATTCAAACCATGCTGATGAGTAGGTAAGAAGGTTAAGGGTGTAATGTGAGGAATGGAAAGGTGGATGAAGAGGAAGTGAGCAGTCAAGGAAACTTGAGAAGCGAAATGTGAGCCGCCGGAAATGATCTGGCCGAAGTTGATTTGTTGTAGAGGATCCTATTTTCAGTGAGAGAGTTCTCATCTTAACAGCCACACCAGATTTTCATGCTAAATTTGGGGGATACAGAGTCCCAACCATCCTCAGCTCGATCAGCTCCCACTCCGTTCcacttttattttctcttctaACAAGTATGAGATTTTAGAGTTTCTTATCTTTAAAATTACGTGTCCTAAAAATCTTTAAAATTGCGTATACTAATGCATGTAGAATATTAATTGTCTTGCGCCTCTAGCTAGTGTACGTataagttgttgttttttaTCAAAAGGGAATTTATTCATAAAAAGTTAAATACATCAAAGAACTttcaaacaaaagcaacaatGGTCTCATTAAACCCCTCAAATGAAGGGAAAAGTACAATGCTCCAacttaggcctcatcattatTTAAAGAGCCAGCCAAAGTCCACTTCCATGGGTAGAGTGCCGGGTTTAGTTTAGAAGTAtgaaacccggcccgacccgctaaaagcccgcaaggcccagcCCGTAAAAACccgccaaaaaataaaatattatacatgcatataatatattatacatatatcaattatatgttttttttgtaataattatacataaaatagtatatatgttaataatactatatttaaattttttaatatttctttatattataactttatactaggtttaaaataaaattgtagcattatgaagcaactatatgaagtaaaatTCTCGGGATTAATTAACATTAGTTGATGTTATTGGTACTAATATCTAGGGACCCTGTTAaaacttcatctaattcagacctcgtCTAACCGttagaattttcggtaaatcgaaaacaccactaatatgttctaaaggatgacccattaccagGATGCGAACGtcgaaagccatttgcatatatgaaatcatctaatttttgtcaccgatgtGCGCGATCGcaccgaggaaactcatttagcaaagccctggtcaatagagttttaatatgtcaaaatgtctctttttttgttaaccgtaagtatggacggtcaaactatgtccaaaatggacgaaatttttacgaggtctctaaatatatataccgatcacatctgctggtgtcgatcgaccgtaTTTAGAACCAAAGTtttcgatcgccgaagtgtccactaatgtatcataacctttatactaggtttataataaaactatcacattatgaagtgactatatgaaggaaacttctcgggattaatcgatACCAGTCGATGTGATCAGAACttatatttaatgatcttgTAAatattttcatccaattcggatctcgtttgaccgtcggaatttctggtaaaccgaaaacaccactaatatgccctaaggaaTGACTCATTATAAAGATGCAAACGTCGAAAGCCATTtgtatatttgaaatcacataatttttattacctatcgtgcgtggtcgcattGAGGAAACctaaacccccccccccccctttatTCCATCCATATCACTTGAATGTGATCGATGCCCCTATCACTCTTAGACTCCTATTGTCACGCCCCAACTCGATTAAAGGTATAAATTTGAGTGAGGACGTGAATCGCACTCTAATTATAGACAGTTTAAAATCCATAATTAAAATGAGATAGTTATTATCACATGACGTAAAAACATAATTCTTGTACCTTTATTTTATGTTACAAGCCATTAGGACAGGTGCTTAACGTATTTACATCTCACACTGGAATAACGTTTCTCTTAAAAAATGACTATTCATTattcaaattatattttataaagaaacttaaaacttaaaagcCTTAATATACTATATAAGGGTTTCCTACAATTCGTTCTACACATCCGGTATCATACCTGCAATGGGTTTGATAAGAGGGTGAGCTAAATATAGTAGGctatctaaaattctaacAAGAATttcactttcaaatacaatcaACAAATCACATTACAAATAGCAATGCATAAATATGATGTTCACTCtcttaaattatttataatatcggtttaaaacaaaaataaacacatGCTTTCCCAACATAGGTATCTTTATGTTACAGTAATGCTTTAAACAATCAACATTTATCATTGAACATTTAAATCAAACAATGTTAAATATATCACGCAATTGCATATATAAACATCCTTATCAAACCCTACCTCGAATTCTTAGCGCAAACTCGAGATCTGAGTTTGCTCCTAAACTTGAGGATCGCCAAGAACGTCCCTAGAATCTTACCAAAAGAGTAAGCACATACACAACAATAATGAAACTAAAATTAGTAAAATTGTCATTTTAGACTATATGTCAAATAACAATTATAAATCAAGAACTCTACTTAGTAATCATACTAAAATACGTAAACATGaattataatataacaaaacaaACTATGGAACACTACTAGAAAATCTTAGTTGCAGCTGAAACAAGAACTCATTTTTAAAGACAAAATTCACGTTCTTCCAAGTATAAATAGTGATAAACCCACTAACTTTAGCTTTAGTTTTAACCAATATGAGATTAGTAAAACCTATTGAACTAAGATCTAATTGAGATGATATTACAAGCTTTAAGTACATAgtttataatttgaaacaaagcTCTAAGCAAAAATTTATGATCTTTCAAAATTTTGCAAAAATACACAAAACCCCAGATTTTCTAGTTTGGCTGAAAAATCGGCTAATTTCGGCAAAGCTTTTGACATATCAAATCTTGTCCAAATCCTGTGATTCTTAAATATATAGAAAGCTTAAACAACCAAGTTTTCAGATTTCAAAACAAAGATACGAGCTGAAAGATATTTCAATTCAAAGTGGGCACAAAAATCAGTTTTCTGCAAAATTTCCAGATTTGCTTCAACTCACTTTAAATCATGTTTTGGGGTAAGAATTGAAGCTCCAATGCttcaaaaataatatttgaataGAGTTAATTCAATCCCAAAACCAACAAACATGTTAAACTTCACGAATTAAGAATCAAAAACACCCAAAACTCAAGAACCCAAATCAAAACCCACTGACTTTAATCAATTTCTCAACCTAAACAATAGATTTAAGCATATAACAAGAATCTAAAACGAAAACAAAAGGGATTCAACTTAATCTAACCATGAATCAGAAATTTGACTTCAAACTTCAAGAACTACCTTAAGATGAAGAACACTAAGCTTGGGAGCTAACAAATCTCTTCCGATTTTTTCATCTCCCTCAGTCTCTTAATATACCAGAAAACACCGACTCTACTTAGCCAATAAGGAAAGGATTGAGACAAACTTCCTTCCTCCAATGCCATTGCTTCTCAAATCCACTTCATACCTCTACTTCACTCTCTTAAGCCACCTCCTGCTAACCAAGCTGGTTTCTCCTTCAAGCTTACCTTTCTCTAGTGTAGCTCGTGCTCTTTTGTTAGTTTCTATTTTTTCGTTTTCAGAAAAGGTAAAAGTAAAACAGTTAAAATAGttagaaaatatttttttgtcttaataaataaaatacggACTTAGGATGTTACACTTATGCTTCATTTTACATTATCTTTTCTTCTACTTGCCTACTTTGATTTTTATACAAAAAGTTGTTGTATATGAAACTTAGTAATTGTTGAAGAAGCAGAGGGAGATCATGAACACAGATCCTTGAAGCACCCCAATATTGTTGAATTCAAAGAGATTAGTTAAGAAGTATTGACTTTAGTGAATGTTAATGTTGGATTGACCAGTTATTAGTGATAATTCTGCTTCTTCCCCTATATTGCATGTTCCTTAGTACTAAAGCTATATATACATCTTCAGTATTAGTTTTTCTTGAGCAGTGTAATCaagtatcatcatcatcatttatGCTTAATTGGGTAGTTGAAACCATTTGTTAAAGACCAAAAAACCTCTAAAGATTTGATCTTAACTACATCAACTCTATGTTAATCTTGAATATATGGAGCTAGCATGGCCGA containing:
- the LOC126794121 gene encoding uncharacterized protein LOC126794121: MMNKKSSNCAICENSNLASICSVCVNYRLNDYNNSLKALKSRRDSLYSRLSDALVAKGKADDQLNWRVLQDEKLVRLREKLRRNKEQLMQGKAKIEKTSYDLKVKYGVLESALSLLDKNRAEQLEKFYPNLICTQSLGHMAITSERLHKQSVVIKQICKLFPQRRVIVDAKKKEGSGGQYDHICNASLPRGLDPHSVPSEELAASLGYMVQLLNLIVQNLGAPALHNSGFAGSCSRIWQRDSYWDARPSSRSNEYPLFIPRQNKCSTSGESSWSDRSSSNFGVASIESERKPRLDSSGSSSFNYSSASQHSVETHKELQRGISLLKKSVACITAYCYNSLCLDVPSEASTFEAFAKLLSTLSSSKEVHSVFSLKMACSRSCKQVQQLNKSEWNVNSAISSTTLLDSAHAMTMTKNFYDNNIPNYATSFLSSTEMSDSGKNECAIEGWDLVEHPTLPPPSQSEDIEHWTRAMFIDATKR
- the LOC126795884 gene encoding ABSCISIC ACID-INSENSITIVE 5-like protein 3; protein product: MDDRTLVSGNGDDEPQFPPLAGQGSNYNLTLDCNEVEINMANISKPLNTSMAHLDEFLKNVISVDQEGQLVQHPSSSSLPTSLFLGNFNLNGSLMGSKKTTIDDVWKEIAHHDHQSLNFNSAAANESMHHQRMTTIGEPPETSQTTPPEHLLTILNSHPMMPIDPEVVVSQQADWFQFQVAAAAQQMTMLDSNFKVGMSIPMPAISAASSSESQATHAGRKRNYSDEMKEKSIERRQKRMIKNRESAARSRARKQAYTNQLENEVFQLRKMNTWLKKQKEVEILLSSSPIHSMPVYQLRRTSSASF